A DNA window from Allokutzneria albata contains the following coding sequences:
- a CDS encoding proline--tRNA ligase: MITRMSSLFLRTLREDPADAEVPSHKLLVRAGYVRRVAPGVYSWLPLGWRVLRNVERVIREEMDAIGAQEVHFPALLPREAYESTGRWTEYGSTLFRLKDRKNADYLLGPTHEELFTLMVKGEFSSYKDYPVVLYQIQNKYRDEERPRAGILRGREFVMKDSYSFDLDDDGLSASYQAHRDAYIRIFERLGIEYHIVSAVSGAMGGSASEEFLAPAEVGEDTYVRCLESGYAANVEAVTTPAPPARPIEGLPAAQVHHTPDTPTIETLVTFLNGAGLGREFTAADTLKNVIVKTKLPAAKEWTLLAVGLPGDREVDLKRLEAAVAPAEVALLEEADFKANPWLVKGYIGPKALQDNGVRYLVDPRVVTGTAWVTGADKPDHHVVDLVAGRDFTPDGTIEAAEVREGDESPDGGGKLVMARGIEIGHIFQLGRKYADAFGLDALGPDSKPVRITMGSYGIGVSRALAVIAEQRADDKGLVWPREIAPADVHVVVAGKDEAVREGGERIAAELDAAGVRVLLDDRKASPGVKFADAELVGVPTILVVGRGLANGVVEVKDRATGERVEIGVDKVVDHLVELCRS, translated from the coding sequence GTGATCACCAGGATGTCGTCGCTGTTCCTGCGAACCCTGCGTGAGGACCCGGCCGACGCAGAGGTGCCCAGCCACAAGCTCCTCGTGCGCGCCGGGTACGTACGCCGTGTCGCCCCGGGCGTGTACTCCTGGCTGCCACTGGGCTGGCGCGTGCTGCGCAACGTGGAGCGGGTCATCCGCGAGGAGATGGACGCGATCGGCGCGCAGGAGGTGCACTTCCCCGCGCTGCTGCCGCGCGAGGCCTACGAGAGCACCGGCCGCTGGACCGAGTACGGCTCGACGCTGTTCCGCCTCAAGGACCGCAAGAACGCCGACTACCTGCTCGGGCCGACGCACGAGGAGCTGTTCACCCTGATGGTCAAGGGTGAGTTCAGCTCCTACAAGGACTACCCGGTCGTGCTCTACCAGATCCAGAACAAGTACCGGGACGAGGAGCGCCCGCGCGCGGGCATCCTCCGCGGCCGCGAGTTCGTCATGAAGGACTCCTACTCCTTCGACCTCGACGACGACGGCCTCTCCGCGTCCTACCAGGCGCACCGGGACGCCTACATCCGGATCTTCGAGCGGCTCGGCATCGAGTACCACATCGTCTCCGCGGTCTCGGGCGCGATGGGCGGCTCGGCCAGCGAGGAGTTCCTGGCCCCCGCCGAGGTCGGCGAGGACACCTACGTGCGCTGCCTGGAGAGCGGGTACGCGGCCAACGTGGAGGCCGTGACCACCCCGGCCCCGCCCGCGCGGCCGATCGAGGGCCTGCCCGCGGCCCAGGTGCACCACACCCCGGACACCCCGACCATCGAGACGCTGGTGACCTTCCTCAACGGCGCCGGGCTGGGCAGGGAGTTCACCGCGGCGGACACGCTGAAGAACGTCATCGTCAAGACCAAGCTGCCCGCGGCGAAGGAGTGGACGCTGCTGGCCGTCGGCCTGCCCGGGGACCGCGAGGTGGACCTCAAGCGGCTGGAGGCGGCGGTGGCGCCCGCCGAGGTCGCGCTGCTGGAGGAGGCCGACTTCAAGGCCAACCCGTGGCTGGTCAAGGGCTACATCGGCCCGAAGGCGCTGCAGGACAACGGGGTCCGCTACCTGGTCGACCCGAGGGTGGTCACCGGGACCGCCTGGGTGACCGGCGCGGACAAGCCCGACCACCACGTGGTGGACCTGGTCGCGGGCCGCGACTTCACCCCGGACGGCACGATCGAGGCCGCCGAGGTGCGCGAGGGCGACGAGTCCCCGGACGGCGGCGGCAAGCTCGTGATGGCGCGCGGGATCGAGATCGGGCACATCTTCCAGCTCGGCCGCAAGTACGCCGACGCGTTCGGCCTGGACGCGCTCGGCCCGGACAGCAAGCCCGTCCGCATCACCATGGGCTCCTACGGCATCGGTGTCTCCCGGGCGCTCGCGGTCATCGCCGAGCAGCGCGCCGACGACAAGGGCCTGGTGTGGCCGAGGGAGATCGCGCCCGCCGACGTGCACGTGGTCGTCGCGGGCAAGGACGAGGCCGTGCGCGAGGGCGGCGAGCGGATCGCCGCCGAGCTGGACGCGGCCGGGGTGCGGGTGCTCCTCGACGACCGCAAGGCCTCGCCCGGCGTGAAGTTCGCCGACGCGGAGCTGGTCGGGGTGCCGACGATCCTGGTGGTGGGCCGCGGCCTGGCCAACGGCGTCGTCGAGGTCAAGGACCGCGCCACCGGCGAGCGCGTGGAGATCGGCGTTGACAAGGTCGTCGACCACCTCGTCGAGCTCTGCCGGAGCTGA
- a CDS encoding VOC family protein, which produces MGLNIACITIDCADPAKLTGFWTEALDFTIVADLGEFVFLAPKDARGAALGLQKVDEPKERKNRVHMDLSADDRAAEVERLVGLGATVQGEFTVPGLTWTVLADPEGNEFCVSERSEMPT; this is translated from the coding sequence ATGGGACTCAACATCGCGTGCATCACCATCGACTGCGCCGATCCGGCGAAGCTGACCGGCTTCTGGACCGAGGCGCTGGACTTCACGATCGTCGCCGACCTCGGCGAGTTCGTCTTCCTGGCGCCGAAGGACGCCCGGGGCGCCGCGCTCGGCCTGCAGAAGGTGGACGAGCCGAAGGAGCGCAAGAACCGCGTGCACATGGACCTCAGCGCCGACGACCGGGCCGCCGAGGTGGAGCGCCTGGTCGGGCTCGGCGCCACCGTCCAGGGCGAGTTCACCGTTCCGGGGCTGACCTGGACCGTGCTCGCCGACCCCGAGGGCAACGAGTTCTGCGTCTCCGAGCGCTCCGAGATGCCGACCTGA
- the yaaA gene encoding peroxide stress protein YaaA — translation MLVLLPPSETKALGGFGPPLDLDALSFPALTPVRRKLVDALVDLAADPAASMAALGLSERQLDEVRHNAELRTAPTMLALTRYTGVLYDALGIGTLTKAERARADARLAVASALFGLARGTDQIPHYRLSAGSSLAAVGPLRGVWKPVLEPVLSEAAGLVVDLRSGSYAGLARVPGAVTVRVVTDDGTGRRKTVSHFNKAHKGRLARVLGSARKEASTVKDVIKIAAAAGLGLEVTGDTELELLTG, via the coding sequence GTGCTCGTGTTGCTGCCGCCGTCGGAGACGAAGGCCCTGGGCGGGTTCGGACCGCCGCTCGACCTGGACGCGCTGTCCTTCCCGGCCCTGACGCCCGTGCGCCGCAAGCTCGTGGACGCGCTCGTCGACCTGGCCGCGGACCCGGCGGCGAGCATGGCGGCGCTCGGGCTGTCCGAGCGCCAGCTCGACGAGGTCCGGCACAACGCCGAGCTGCGCACCGCGCCGACCATGCTGGCGCTCACCCGCTACACCGGCGTGCTCTACGACGCGCTCGGCATCGGCACGCTGACCAAGGCCGAGCGCGCCCGCGCGGACGCCCGGCTGGCCGTCGCGTCCGCGCTGTTCGGGCTGGCGCGCGGGACCGACCAGATCCCGCACTACCGGCTCTCCGCGGGCAGTTCACTCGCGGCGGTCGGACCGCTGCGCGGGGTGTGGAAGCCGGTGCTCGAACCGGTTCTGTCGGAAGCGGCGGGGCTGGTCGTCGATCTGCGCTCCGGCTCCTACGCGGGCCTGGCCCGGGTGCCCGGAGCGGTGACCGTCCGCGTGGTCACCGACGACGGCACCGGACGGCGCAAGACGGTCAGCCACTTCAACAAGGCGCACAAGGGCCGCCTCGCGCGGGTGCTCGGCTCCGCCCGCAAGGAGGCGTCGACCGTCAAGGACGTCATCAAGATCGCCGCGGCCGCCGGGCTCGGCCTGGAGGTCACCGGCGACACCGAGCTGGAGCTGCTCACCGGATAA
- a CDS encoding serine protein kinase RIO produces MRPHVLPGWLITDDCAVDHDLGVLKTGKEADVHLIERTVPGSGASCLLAAKRYRGAEHRMFHRDAGYLEGRKTNKSRDTRAIANRTRYGRDVISQQWAQAEFTALTRLWAAGVPVPCPVAYLGTELLLEFVGEPDGSAAPRLAQLRPDRDELRDLWFQLVEAMLLMAAEGVTHGDLSPFNLLVHGDRLVVIDLPQVVDLVSNPQSELFLRRDVRTTCAWFVARGLPEDVADAEWLEELLRREAGLM; encoded by the coding sequence GTGCGACCGCACGTCCTCCCCGGCTGGCTGATCACTGACGACTGCGCGGTCGATCACGATCTCGGGGTTCTCAAGACCGGCAAGGAAGCCGACGTCCACCTGATCGAGCGCACCGTCCCCGGCTCCGGGGCGAGCTGCCTGCTGGCGGCCAAGCGCTACCGCGGTGCCGAGCACCGGATGTTCCACCGCGACGCCGGCTACCTCGAAGGCCGCAAGACCAACAAGTCCCGCGACACCCGCGCCATCGCCAACCGCACGCGCTACGGCCGCGACGTCATCTCGCAGCAGTGGGCGCAGGCGGAGTTCACCGCGCTCACCCGGCTGTGGGCGGCGGGTGTCCCGGTGCCCTGTCCCGTGGCGTACCTGGGCACGGAGCTGCTGCTGGAGTTCGTCGGCGAGCCCGACGGGTCGGCGGCACCCCGGCTCGCCCAGCTGCGGCCGGACCGCGACGAGCTGCGGGACCTGTGGTTCCAGCTCGTCGAGGCGATGCTGCTGATGGCCGCCGAGGGCGTCACCCACGGCGACCTCTCCCCGTTCAACCTGCTGGTGCACGGAGACCGGCTCGTGGTGATCGACCTGCCCCAGGTCGTCGACCTGGTCTCGAACCCGCAGAGCGAGCTGTTCCTCCGCCGGGACGTGCGCACGACGTGCGCCTGGTTCGTCGCCCGCGGGCTGCCGGAGGACGTCGCCGACGCCGAGTGGCTGGAGGAGCTGCTGCGCCGCGAGGCCGGGCTGATGTAG
- a CDS encoding DEAD/DEAH box helicase produces MSIATPARHEHAPRKPRHRATTPAAVEAQDTPEVSEVAETPETPETKTFAELGLPEVLVERLAKRGIVDAFPIQAATLPDSLAGRDVLGRGQTGSGKTLAFGLPMLVALASGRTKPMQPRGLVLVPTRELAMQVRDSLGELAEGLGLRCNIVVGGTSFPKQVAALRRGVDLLIATPGRLSDHIRQGTCALGEVQITALDEADQMADMGFLPQVRELLDQVAPGGQRLLFSATLDGDVDQLVKRYLTDPVTHSTAPPSASVSTMDHHVLLMSNDDKLDVVAEVGAREGRTIMFVRTKHGVDRLTKKLRSVGVKAGGLHGGKTQGARTRTLGDFRDGITTCLVATNVAARGIHVDDVSLVVHVDPPLDPKDYLHRAGRTARAGQAGVVVTLALQAQRRSVQAMTTKAGVRPTITRVRPGWTELSEITGAQKPSGIELPDETVRPERRPARAGGGDRGPRGFGRRPARDGDRPRGFRRDDRGGEREFRREDRGGFRSDRSEDGNREFRRDNRGDDRGFRRENDRGERGFRRDDRGERTDRGVRGDDRGGFRRDDRGFRGGDDRPARSGFRSDDRPSGRAPRDEWRRPERTAGHRDDRGHQKWEDRGGDRAARQQRGTGGRKRFNSPTH; encoded by the coding sequence GTGTCTATCGCTACACCTGCCCGGCACGAGCACGCCCCGCGCAAGCCTCGCCACCGGGCGACCACCCCTGCCGCCGTCGAGGCGCAGGACACCCCCGAGGTCTCCGAGGTCGCCGAGACCCCGGAAACCCCGGAGACCAAGACCTTCGCCGAGCTCGGCCTGCCCGAGGTGCTCGTCGAGCGGCTGGCCAAGCGCGGCATCGTCGACGCGTTCCCGATCCAGGCCGCCACGCTGCCGGACTCCCTCGCCGGGCGCGACGTGCTCGGCCGCGGCCAGACCGGCTCCGGCAAGACCCTGGCCTTCGGCCTGCCCATGCTGGTCGCGCTGGCCTCGGGCCGCACCAAGCCGATGCAGCCGCGCGGCCTGGTCCTGGTGCCCACCCGCGAGCTGGCCATGCAGGTCCGCGACTCCCTCGGCGAGCTGGCCGAGGGCCTCGGCCTGCGCTGCAACATCGTGGTCGGCGGCACCTCGTTCCCCAAGCAGGTCGCGGCGCTGCGGCGCGGGGTCGACCTGCTGATCGCCACCCCGGGCCGGCTCAGCGACCACATCCGCCAGGGCACCTGCGCCCTGGGCGAGGTCCAGATCACCGCGCTGGACGAGGCCGACCAGATGGCCGACATGGGCTTCCTGCCCCAGGTCCGCGAGCTGCTGGACCAGGTGGCGCCCGGCGGCCAGCGCCTGCTGTTCTCCGCCACCCTGGACGGCGACGTCGACCAGCTGGTGAAGCGCTACCTGACCGACCCGGTGACCCACTCGACCGCGCCGCCCTCGGCGAGCGTGTCCACGATGGACCACCACGTGCTGCTGATGAGCAACGACGACAAGCTCGACGTCGTCGCCGAGGTGGGTGCCCGCGAGGGCCGGACCATCATGTTCGTCCGCACCAAGCACGGCGTGGACCGGCTGACCAAGAAGCTGCGCTCGGTCGGCGTGAAGGCCGGCGGCCTGCACGGCGGCAAGACCCAGGGCGCGCGCACCCGGACCCTCGGCGACTTCCGCGACGGGATCACCACCTGCCTGGTGGCGACCAACGTGGCGGCCCGCGGCATCCACGTCGACGACGTGAGCCTGGTCGTGCACGTGGACCCGCCGCTGGACCCGAAGGACTACCTGCACCGCGCAGGCCGCACCGCGCGCGCCGGCCAGGCCGGTGTCGTCGTCACGCTGGCGCTGCAGGCGCAGCGCCGCTCCGTGCAGGCGATGACCACCAAGGCGGGCGTGCGGCCGACCATCACCCGGGTCCGCCCGGGCTGGACCGAGCTGTCGGAGATCACCGGCGCGCAGAAGCCCAGTGGCATCGAGCTGCCGGACGAGACCGTGCGCCCGGAGCGCCGCCCGGCCCGTGCCGGCGGCGGCGATCGCGGCCCGCGTGGCTTCGGGCGTCGTCCCGCCCGTGACGGCGACCGCCCGCGTGGCTTCCGCAGGGACGACCGCGGCGGCGAGCGCGAGTTCCGGCGCGAGGACCGCGGCGGGTTCCGTTCCGACCGGAGCGAGGACGGCAACCGGGAGTTCCGGCGGGACAACCGTGGCGACGACCGCGGCTTCCGGCGCGAGAACGACCGGGGTGAGCGCGGCTTCCGCAGGGACGACCGCGGCGAGCGCACCGACCGCGGTGTCCGCGGCGACGACCGCGGCGGGTTCCGCAGGGACGACCGGGGCTTTCGCGGCGGCGACGACCGTCCGGCCCGCAGCGGCTTCCGCAGCGACGACCGCCCCAGCGGCCGCGCGCCGCGGGACGAGTGGCGCCGCCCGGAGCGCACCGCTGGGCACCGCGACGACCGCGGGCACCAGAAGTGGGAGGACCGCGGTGGCGACCGCGCCGCCCGCCAGCAGCGTGGCACCGGGGGCCGCAAGCGCTTCAACTCCCCCACCCACTAG
- the cobA gene encoding uroporphyrinogen-III C-methyltransferase produces the protein MRAEQHYLAGLDLAGRRVVVVGAGTVAQRRLPRLVASGAVIEVISPEATPAVEAMATAGEFAWTRRAYADGDLDGAWYALACTDDADVNAAITAEAERKRVFCVRADVARLGTAVTPAVGEHDGLLLGVLAGGEHRRSAAVRNGVLDALRSGVVGDAAEQQQPGVALVGGGPGDPELITVRGKRLLARADVVVADRLAPRELLEELPPHVLVVDAAKIPYGRAASQDLINSTLIEHAKAGKFVVRLKGGDSYVFGRGFEELLACAEAGVAVTVVPGVTSAFGVPAVGGVPVTHRGVAHEVVVVSGHVSPSDERSLVDWPALAKLRGTLVLMMAVERADAFADTLIEHGRPSSTPVAVIQEGTTRAQRVVRTTLDKLGSTITAEAIRPPAIIVVGDVAALAP, from the coding sequence ATGCGGGCTGAGCAGCACTACCTCGCCGGGTTGGATCTCGCCGGGCGGCGCGTCGTGGTGGTCGGTGCGGGCACGGTCGCCCAGCGCCGGCTGCCGCGGCTGGTCGCCTCGGGGGCGGTCATCGAGGTCATCTCACCGGAGGCGACCCCGGCCGTCGAGGCGATGGCGACCGCGGGGGAGTTCGCCTGGACCCGCCGCGCCTACGCGGACGGGGACCTCGACGGCGCCTGGTACGCGCTCGCGTGCACCGACGACGCGGACGTGAACGCGGCGATCACCGCTGAGGCGGAACGGAAGCGCGTGTTCTGCGTGCGCGCCGACGTCGCCCGCCTCGGCACCGCGGTGACCCCCGCGGTGGGCGAGCACGACGGGCTGCTCCTGGGTGTGCTGGCGGGCGGCGAGCACCGCCGTTCCGCGGCCGTGCGCAACGGCGTGCTGGACGCGCTGCGCTCAGGGGTGGTCGGTGACGCCGCCGAGCAGCAGCAGCCCGGAGTGGCGCTGGTCGGTGGCGGGCCCGGCGACCCGGAGCTGATCACCGTGCGCGGCAAGCGCTTGCTGGCGCGGGCGGACGTGGTGGTCGCCGACCGGCTGGCCCCGCGCGAGCTGCTTGAGGAGCTCCCGCCGCACGTGCTCGTCGTCGACGCGGCGAAGATCCCCTATGGCCGCGCGGCCAGCCAGGACCTGATCAACTCGACGCTGATCGAGCACGCCAAGGCCGGGAAGTTCGTGGTGCGCCTCAAGGGCGGCGACTCCTACGTCTTCGGCAGGGGCTTCGAGGAGCTGCTGGCGTGCGCGGAGGCGGGCGTTGCGGTGACCGTCGTCCCCGGCGTCACGAGCGCCTTCGGTGTGCCCGCGGTCGGCGGGGTTCCGGTGACCCACCGTGGCGTCGCCCACGAAGTCGTCGTGGTGTCAGGACATGTCAGCCCGTCCGACGAGCGGTCCCTTGTGGACTGGCCGGCGCTGGCGAAGCTGCGCGGCACCCTCGTGCTGATGATGGCCGTGGAGCGCGCCGACGCCTTCGCCGACACGCTGATCGAGCACGGCAGGCCGTCGTCCACGCCGGTCGCGGTGATCCAGGAGGGCACGACGCGAGCGCAGCGGGTGGTGCGCACGACGCTGGACAAGCTCGGCTCCACGATCACCGCCGAGGCGATCCGTCCTCCGGCGATCATCGTCGTCGGCGACGTGGCCGCCCTGGCCCCGTAA
- a CDS encoding HoxN/HupN/NixA family nickel/cobalt transporter: MTSLDVQAPSGAWTAQERRRLFGIIGAIVVLHVAGIGLYLAYADRFPGSGVLASAGVIAYVLGIRHAFDADHIAAIDDTTRLMLLRGKRPMGVGFFFAMGHSTVVLVLALVISLAAGTIAESEVAGVQEVTGTIATIVAISFLLLVAVLNAGVLRSLAGLWRRLRRGDLAEAEVERVLMDRGVFNRIFGGRLRVLIRSSWHMYPVGFLMGLGLETASEVTLLGLTATTATGGELPLVAVLSLPLIFAAGMSTFDTLDSLLMTRAYSWSYRNPVRTLFYNTVTTAITVAIAAFVVLVYVSQLLAEKAGLSWLAGIGGISEQFEVMGYGIAATFLLAWGGAVLWWKARGYEDRHPVIGVGE, translated from the coding sequence ATGACGTCCCTTGACGTCCAGGCGCCCAGCGGCGCGTGGACCGCGCAGGAGCGGCGCAGGCTCTTCGGCATCATCGGCGCGATCGTGGTGCTGCACGTCGCGGGCATCGGGCTGTACCTGGCCTACGCCGACCGCTTCCCCGGCTCCGGCGTCCTCGCGTCCGCGGGAGTGATCGCCTACGTGCTCGGCATCCGGCACGCCTTCGACGCCGACCACATCGCCGCCATCGACGACACCACGCGGCTGATGTTGTTGCGCGGCAAGCGACCCATGGGGGTCGGCTTCTTCTTCGCGATGGGCCACTCCACGGTGGTGCTGGTGCTCGCGCTGGTCATCTCGCTCGCCGCGGGCACCATCGCGGAGTCCGAGGTGGCGGGCGTGCAGGAGGTCACCGGCACCATCGCGACGATCGTGGCGATCTCGTTCCTGCTGCTCGTCGCCGTGCTCAACGCGGGCGTGCTGCGGTCGCTGGCCGGGCTGTGGCGGCGGTTGCGGCGCGGTGACCTGGCCGAGGCCGAGGTCGAGCGCGTGCTGATGGACCGCGGCGTGTTCAACCGGATCTTCGGCGGGCGGCTGCGCGTGCTGATCCGCTCGTCCTGGCACATGTACCCGGTGGGTTTCCTGATGGGACTGGGCCTGGAGACCGCGTCGGAGGTGACGCTGCTGGGGCTCACCGCGACCACCGCGACGGGCGGAGAGCTCCCCCTGGTCGCCGTGCTCAGCCTGCCGTTGATCTTCGCGGCCGGGATGAGCACGTTCGACACGCTGGACTCGTTGCTGATGACGCGCGCCTACTCCTGGTCCTACCGCAACCCGGTGCGGACGCTGTTCTACAACACCGTGACCACCGCGATCACCGTGGCGATCGCGGCCTTCGTGGTGCTGGTCTACGTGTCGCAGCTGCTGGCCGAGAAGGCCGGGCTGAGCTGGCTGGCCGGGATCGGCGGGATCTCCGAGCAGTTCGAGGTCATGGGCTACGGCATCGCCGCGACGTTCCTGCTGGCGTGGGGCGGAGCGGTGCTGTGGTGGAAGGCGCGCGGCTACGAGGACCGGCACCCCGTGATCGGAGTCGGCGAGTGA
- a CDS encoding cobalamin biosynthesis protein: MIGLFAVTAKGRRSAGELAAHLGADAAVVEGAVKPALRRIWPRLGAAVFFLSTGATVRLIAPLLTDRHGDPVVVCVDEESGYAVALTGGPAANALADRVGEFLGCQPVVTTAAESVGATVLDELVELLDATVDGDFADCAAAMLAGEPVRVINPLRFPLPAMPSNVTVHEEPPPVGPQWTVVVDDRLLAVEGRVLRLVPRTLVIGVGSSTGVRASAVTGLLADLAEHAELDLRAVRAFATVDAKSAEQGLIDAVDDHGFWQDSAPDLLHYPADTLAGVDVPTPSEDVRAEVGTPSVAEAAALHAAGELADGSPVELVAAKLKGDKATVAAARVRPRGRLVIVDAGPGAEDLRAPRAEVELRRAAVVVGLEADLERVRHLLRQGTEVRVSAPGDERQRAAEAVRLAAAGRSVALVGSGALVGPALEQADERIEIAGVPGVSAVSAAAAELGAPLGADHAVISLADAGAPWPVVEQRVRAVAEADVVVCLRDNADWRLGAALDLLRLHRPPRTPVGVAGPGIGTSVAMITGFDPGVVPPGATVVVGSSRTRAVGGRMVTPP, from the coding sequence GTGATCGGGTTGTTTGCGGTGACGGCGAAGGGGCGCCGCTCCGCGGGGGAGCTGGCGGCACATCTGGGCGCGGACGCCGCGGTGGTCGAAGGGGCGGTGAAGCCCGCGCTGCGGCGGATCTGGCCGCGGTTGGGCGCCGCCGTGTTCTTCCTGTCCACCGGTGCCACGGTGCGATTGATCGCGCCGCTGCTCACCGACCGGCACGGTGACCCCGTGGTGGTCTGCGTCGACGAGGAGAGCGGCTACGCGGTCGCGCTGACCGGCGGGCCCGCGGCCAACGCCCTCGCCGACCGGGTCGGGGAGTTCCTCGGCTGCCAGCCCGTCGTCACCACGGCGGCGGAGTCGGTGGGCGCCACGGTGCTCGACGAGCTGGTCGAGCTGCTGGACGCCACTGTGGACGGTGACTTCGCGGACTGCGCCGCGGCGATGCTCGCGGGCGAGCCGGTCCGTGTCATCAACCCGCTGCGGTTTCCCTTGCCCGCCATGCCTTCCAACGTCACCGTGCACGAGGAGCCGCCGCCTGTGGGTCCACAGTGGACGGTTGTGGTGGACGACCGGTTGCTCGCGGTGGAGGGCAGGGTGCTCCGGCTCGTGCCCAGGACGCTGGTGATCGGCGTCGGCTCGTCCACCGGGGTGCGGGCGAGCGCGGTGACCGGGCTGCTGGCCGACCTGGCCGAGCACGCCGAGCTGGACCTGCGCGCGGTGCGGGCGTTCGCCACGGTCGACGCCAAGTCCGCGGAGCAGGGCCTCATCGACGCCGTCGACGACCACGGTTTCTGGCAGGACAGCGCGCCGGACCTGCTGCACTACCCGGCGGACACCCTCGCCGGGGTCGACGTGCCGACGCCGAGCGAGGACGTGCGGGCCGAGGTGGGCACGCCCAGCGTCGCGGAGGCGGCGGCACTGCACGCGGCCGGGGAGCTGGCCGACGGATCGCCGGTGGAGCTGGTCGCGGCGAAACTCAAGGGGGACAAGGCGACCGTCGCGGCGGCCAGGGTGCGGCCGCGCGGTCGGCTGGTCATCGTCGACGCCGGACCCGGAGCCGAGGACCTGCGGGCGCCCCGCGCCGAGGTGGAGCTGCGCCGCGCGGCCGTCGTGGTGGGGCTGGAAGCCGACCTGGAGCGCGTCCGCCACCTGTTGCGCCAGGGCACCGAGGTCCGGGTCAGCGCGCCGGGCGACGAACGCCAGCGCGCGGCGGAGGCGGTGCGGCTGGCCGCCGCCGGGCGGTCCGTGGCGCTGGTCGGTTCCGGCGCGCTCGTCGGGCCCGCGCTGGAGCAGGCCGACGAGCGGATCGAGATCGCCGGGGTGCCCGGGGTGAGCGCGGTGTCGGCCGCCGCGGCCGAGTTGGGCGCCCCGCTCGGCGCCGACCACGCGGTGATCAGCCTGGCCGACGCGGGCGCCCCGTGGCCGGTGGTCGAGCAGCGGGTGCGCGCTGTCGCCGAGGCCGACGTGGTGGTGTGCCTGCGCGACAACGCCGACTGGCGGCTCGGCGCCGCACTGGACCTGCTCCGGCTGCACCGGCCGCCGCGGACCCCGGTCGGCGTCGCCGGCCCCGGGATCGGCACGAGCGTGGCGATGATCACGGGCTTCGATCCGGGCGTCGTCCCGCCCGGCGCCACGGTGGTCGTGGGCAGTTCGCGGACCCGCGCGGTGGGCGGACGTATGGTCACTCCACCCTGA
- the cbiE gene encoding precorrin-6y C5,15-methyltransferase (decarboxylating) subunit CbiE, which translates to MRTGVGRSGGMFRRGRQTTEAGPVGHELLQQRSPNGERQRSGPPATVAVSVLGVDGDGLPRGATELLAGAKVVLGSRAHLDAHAPEGARRVELAQPGTEQFDQALTDLGELSAEDGPAVIITSGDPGFFGVMLSLRERGVRAGKVLPGVSGVQRLMAKLGRSWDDVLVVSARGRDLRRALNVCRARPAVAVLTDAVAGPAEIGAGLTGWRRTLIVAEDLDTPDERISVVDPPKAAKRRWRDPNVVLCLADPEAVPPRGWCAGGDPTPPAGGWGLPEESFAHRDGTVSKAEVRALALAKLAPRPGSLIWDVGSGAGALAIECARLGAAVIAIEPNPVQCMRIIANAATHGVDMRIVENEAPAALVGLPRPDSIFVGGGGPEVVAACAAVGAERVVVALTALDRLGASRDALRHSGYVVDGCQLSANRLATMSDGASRFVGTTPTLILWGRRKPS; encoded by the coding sequence GTGCGTACGGGCGTGGGCCGGTCCGGCGGGATGTTCCGCCGAGGCCGCCAGACAACGGAGGCCGGTCCGGTCGGCCATGAGCTGCTCCAGCAGCGGTCGCCGAACGGGGAGCGCCAGCGGTCCGGCCCACCCGCCACCGTCGCGGTGAGCGTGCTCGGCGTCGACGGCGACGGCCTGCCGAGGGGCGCGACCGAACTCCTCGCCGGGGCCAAGGTGGTGCTCGGCAGCCGGGCCCACCTCGACGCCCACGCCCCCGAGGGCGCCCGCCGGGTCGAGCTGGCCCAGCCCGGGACGGAGCAGTTCGACCAGGCGCTCACCGACCTGGGCGAACTGTCCGCCGAGGACGGTCCCGCGGTGATCATCACCTCCGGTGACCCCGGCTTCTTCGGGGTCATGCTGTCCCTGCGCGAGCGCGGGGTGCGGGCCGGGAAGGTGCTGCCGGGAGTTTCCGGCGTGCAGCGGCTGATGGCCAAGCTCGGCCGGTCCTGGGACGACGTGCTCGTGGTGAGCGCGCGCGGCCGCGACCTGCGACGCGCGCTCAACGTGTGCCGCGCGCGCCCCGCCGTCGCCGTGCTGACCGATGCCGTCGCGGGCCCCGCGGAGATCGGGGCGGGCCTCACCGGCTGGCGCCGCACCCTGATCGTGGCCGAGGACCTCGACACCCCGGACGAGCGGATCTCCGTGGTGGACCCGCCCAAGGCCGCCAAGCGCCGCTGGCGCGACCCGAACGTGGTGCTCTGCCTCGCCGACCCGGAGGCGGTCCCGCCACGCGGTTGGTGCGCCGGAGGCGATCCGACCCCGCCCGCGGGCGGCTGGGGGTTGCCGGAGGAGTCCTTCGCCCACCGGGACGGCACCGTGAGCAAGGCCGAGGTGCGCGCGCTCGCCCTCGCCAAGCTCGCTCCGCGCCCCGGCTCGCTGATCTGGGACGTGGGCTCGGGCGCAGGAGCGTTGGCGATCGAGTGCGCGCGGCTGGGCGCGGCCGTCATCGCCATCGAGCCGAATCCCGTGCAGTGCATGCGCATCATCGCCAACGCCGCGACGCACGGCGTGGACATGCGGATCGTGGAGAACGAGGCGCCCGCGGCCCTGGTCGGCCTGCCCCGCCCGGACTCGATCTTCGTCGGTGGCGGCGGTCCCGAGGTCGTCGCGGCGTGCGCGGCCGTCGGGGCGGAGCGGGTCGTCGTCGCGCTGACCGCTCTGGACCGCCTCGGCGCGTCACGGGACGCTCTGCGGCACTCCGGCTACGTCGTCGACGGCTGTCAGCTCTCCGCCAACCGCCTCGCCACCATGTCGGACGGCGCGAGCCGCTTCGTCGGCACCACCCCGACCCTCATCCTCTGGGGCCGTCGCAAACCCTCCTGA